The following are encoded in a window of Desulfopila inferna genomic DNA:
- the metX gene encoding homoserine O-acetyltransferase MetX, with product MHQEIPATESAPLIVEKQFFTFAEPPESLVLESGAKLGPVTIAYETYGTLSPAADNAILVTHAFSGDSHAAGYYIEDSERKKPGWWDAVVGPGKGIDTNKYFVICSNILGSCLGSTGPASIKPETGKPYGLDFPMVTIGDMVKAQKQLIDHLGITRLLCVIGGSVGGMQVLEWCIRYPYMVRSAIPIASTMQHSAMAIAFNEVARQAIMADPHWNMGNYYDGTPPRMGLAVARMVGHVTYLSDEAMRRKFGRRLQDKNDFSYEFGVDFEVESYLRYQGSKFVKRFDANSLLYITKAADYFDLTNGSTGKSARNFSRSKAKYLVISYTSDWLYPTYQSRELVQALKRAGRDVSFCEIKADAGHDAFLIPDIRLQNILRGFLDGIAGNG from the coding sequence ATGCATCAGGAAATTCCAGCAACCGAATCCGCTCCTCTTATAGTGGAAAAACAATTTTTCACCTTTGCCGAACCGCCGGAATCTCTGGTTCTGGAAAGCGGTGCGAAACTGGGACCGGTCACCATCGCCTATGAAACCTACGGCACATTGTCACCCGCCGCGGACAATGCCATCCTGGTGACTCACGCCTTTTCCGGTGATTCACATGCTGCAGGGTATTATATAGAGGACAGCGAGCGGAAAAAACCGGGCTGGTGGGATGCGGTGGTCGGACCCGGAAAAGGAATAGATACCAATAAATATTTTGTGATCTGCTCCAATATTCTCGGCAGTTGCCTGGGATCGACCGGGCCCGCTTCGATCAAACCGGAAACGGGCAAACCCTATGGTCTTGACTTTCCCATGGTGACCATTGGTGACATGGTCAAGGCACAAAAACAGCTGATCGATCATCTTGGCATAACCCGGCTGCTTTGTGTGATCGGCGGTTCGGTCGGTGGCATGCAGGTTCTCGAATGGTGTATCCGCTATCCGTATATGGTACGCTCGGCTATCCCAATTGCTTCAACCATGCAGCATTCCGCCATGGCCATTGCTTTCAATGAAGTGGCCAGGCAGGCTATAATGGCGGATCCACACTGGAACATGGGCAATTATTATGACGGCACCCCGCCACGCATGGGCCTGGCTGTTGCCCGTATGGTTGGTCATGTCACCTATCTTTCGGACGAGGCCATGCGCCGTAAGTTCGGCAGGAGGCTACAGGATAAAAATGATTTTTCCTATGAATTCGGTGTTGATTTCGAGGTGGAGAGCTATCTGCGCTACCAGGGATCAAAATTCGTCAAGCGCTTTGACGCAAACTCCCTGCTTTATATAACCAAAGCCGCCGACTATTTTGACCTGACCAACGGTTCAACGGGAAAATCTGCCCGTAATTTCTCCCGAAGCAAAGCCAAATATCTTGTAATATCTTACACATCTGACTGGCTTTACCCAACCTACCAATCCAGAGAACTGGTGCAGGCCCTGAAGCGGGCCGGCCGGGATGTGAGCTTTTGCGAGATCAAGGCAGACGCCGGTCACGATGCCTTTTTGATTCCCGATATTCGCCTGCAGAACATTTTAAGAGGATTTCTTGATGGTATCGCCGGAAACGGATAA